In one bacterium BMS3Abin08 genomic region, the following are encoded:
- the rluD gene encoding ribosomal large subunit pseudouridine synthase D, whose amino-acid sequence MEDKVKMENMCFEVSGSDEVSRLDIYLSQKTGRSRSSIGKLISSGGVLVNGSITKPGYRLRNGDRIDLCFPQETDERGLIPEDLPLEIVYRDDDIIVIDKPPGMVMYPAAGHPQGTLMNALAHHVGSLAAVGAPLRPGVVHRLDRDTSGLVVVALSDRAYHDLVIQFKERTIDRYYLVLVYGPIGKDSGEIDLPIGRSRQDRKRMSTRSGGGRQARTAWEVVERFREATLLKARLLTGRTHQVRVHFSAIGHPVLGDRTYGRKDSLRIGNRTVKLPRQMLHAATLGIRHPIRGDRLEFSASLPADMKEVLELIRGGSL is encoded by the coding sequence ATGGAAGATAAGGTTAAGATGGAGAATATGTGCTTTGAGGTATCCGGATCAGATGAGGTGTCCAGGCTGGACATCTATCTTTCACAAAAGACCGGCAGGAGCCGTTCCAGCATAGGTAAGCTGATATCGTCGGGCGGGGTCCTGGTTAACGGCAGTATTACCAAGCCCGGCTACAGGCTCAGGAACGGTGACCGGATAGATCTGTGTTTCCCGCAAGAGACCGATGAACGGGGGCTGATTCCCGAAGACTTACCTCTGGAGATAGTTTATCGGGATGATGATATCATCGTAATCGACAAACCCCCCGGGATGGTGATGTATCCTGCTGCAGGACACCCGCAGGGTACGCTCATGAATGCCCTTGCCCATCATGTGGGGAGTCTTGCCGCAGTGGGCGCCCCCCTCAGGCCGGGGGTGGTGCACAGGCTGGACAGGGACACCTCCGGTCTTGTGGTTGTTGCCCTCTCTGACAGGGCATACCATGACCTTGTAATTCAGTTTAAGGAGAGGACCATTGATCGTTACTATCTCGTGCTTGTTTACGGCCCGATTGGGAAAGACAGTGGTGAGATCGATCTTCCGATAGGGAGGTCGAGGCAGGACAGGAAGAGGATGTCCACAAGATCAGGCGGGGGGAGACAGGCAAGGACAGCCTGGGAGGTGGTCGAGAGGTTCAGGGAAGCAACCCTCCTGAAGGCGAGGCTTTTGACGGGGAGGACTCACCAGGTAAGGGTCCATTTTTCAGCCATCGGGCATCCCGTCCTTGGTGACAGGACTTACGGAAGAAAGGACTCCTTAAGAATAGGTAACAGGACGGTCAAGTTACCGCGCCAGATGCTCCATGCCGCTACTCTCGGGATAAGGCATCCCATACGCGGTGACCGGCTGGAGTTCAGCGCCTCCCTTCCTGCGGATATGAAGGAAGTGCTGGAGTTGATCCGAGGGGGCTCTCTTTGA
- the purH gene encoding bifunctional purine biosynthesis protein PurH has protein sequence MSKIRRAVVSVSDKTGIEDFAKTLSDFGIEILSTGGTAKRIKDAGVPVIEVSDYTGFPEMLDGRVKTLHPKIHAGILARRDIPRHMDELKAQGIETIDMVVVNLYPFEKTISRPDVTFQDAIENIDIGGPTLLRASAKNFESVVVVVDPGDYICVRDELASLGGDVSYATRVSLAQKVFAHTSGYDAVISEYLKNTIEKSHKAG, from the coding sequence ATGTCAAAGATCAGACGTGCAGTTGTAAGTGTCTCCGACAAGACCGGGATCGAGGACTTTGCAAAGACACTCAGCGATTTCGGCATAGAGATCCTCTCTACCGGAGGTACTGCGAAGAGGATCAAGGATGCAGGGGTGCCGGTTATCGAGGTATCGGATTATACGGGTTTTCCCGAGATGCTTGATGGTAGGGTTAAGACACTGCATCCAAAGATCCATGCGGGTATACTTGCCCGTAGGGATATCCCCCGGCATATGGATGAACTGAAGGCCCAGGGGATCGAAACTATTGATATGGTCGTGGTGAACCTCTACCCCTTCGAAAAGACAATATCGAGGCCTGATGTCACCTTCCAGGATGCGATTGAGAATATAGATATCGGCGGACCTACGCTCCTCAGGGCCTCGGCGAAGAACTTTGAGAGTGTTGTTGTGGTTGTGGATCCGGGGGATTACATCTGTGTCAGGGATGAACTGGCCTCCCTTGGAGGCGACGTGAGCTACGCGACGAGGGTTTCCCTCGCACAGAAGGTCTTTGCCCACACCTCCGGATATGATGCCGTAATTTCGGAGTATTTGAAGAATACCATTGAGAAAAGCCACAAGGCCGGATAA